DNA sequence from the Salvia splendens isolate huo1 chromosome 19, SspV2, whole genome shotgun sequence genome:
AATTCATCCTAGTGGAAGGAAATGGTTAACTGTTAAGTAATGCTAACATGGAATGGGGAAACAACAAGACAAACAAGTGATCAGAAACTGTAGCATACTTCATCAAAATCAGCTGCTGCACCAATAGGCGTGGATAAAGCTTCTTGAATTTGTTTCATGTTTTCTGTCTGCTCGTTGATTTCATCCATTGTCTTGTCCACGTCATCGATATTGCTACACCAGCAAATTCAGTAGAAAATATGAGGAAACATAACACAGCTCTCACCAGATCGAGGGAGTTGTATTTTGATAGTATCAAGGTGAAATGATATACAGTAGAAATCTTTCCCCCCAGCATGCATGACAAACCACTTTTTCTCCTCATCCAAACATGAATGTACACGGAAATATAATGTGTTTCCATGATTATACAAACCCCACATCGATTCCACATGAAAGTAATGACATATGAGAGGAGTCAACCCCTTACCTGATTTCTGGTTAAGTTAGGGCTCCCAAACTTATATGGGATTTTTATCACATGTCAACTAAAAAGTTTAGTTCATCCTATAAAAGACGATTCTAAATCATTATTGAGAAGGATGATAAATATATATGATGTGAAGCTTTTACTCAGTACAAAGTCAATGTttcatctccagtcaaaaactATTActatatcttttcttttcttcttggTGATTCTCTCTTATAATTCAATGTTTGTAAAGGCTTTAATTAGAGTTGAATGAGGTAATCGAATCTGTTAAGAGCTAAAAACTCTACAGTTTCCAGTTCATAACTAGTTAACTTATACTACTCCTTAGCAATCAAAATATGTGATATGCATCAACATAACTTACGTTGCCTTCTGCATAGCCTTCATTGCAGCTGCTCCTGTTCTCAAAGCATCTACAGTTTCTGTGGTAGCTTTTGCTCCTTCTAGCATTATCATCTGGAAATAAAAACAGGCACGATTTAAAATAGGCCGCATCAGATAGAATCATTGACAGGTGAGCAGCATATTTGAAACATAATGATCACCTGATCATGAATTCGCAACTGGAAATTTCCAAGCTGTTCAATTTGTTGTTCATAAAGCCGTTTTCTCTTCAAACATTGTATTGCAGCTATGAACATGTTTGAGGAACTTTATTAATAAGGTATCACTTCAGTTTGATGAATTTAGTTAACAAGGTTACCAGCACCGATCCCAACAAACCACACTATGTTGTTGGACAATAAATATCTGAACGGAACTTGCTTTtttaaggaaaagaaaacaaatcacaCGGAGTATCTCTCTATGAGACCATAACCTAAATATATGTTTCAACATTTTTGCTCAGAAATTTATGATGAGcaagaagataaaataaaaggtaCTCCAAATTTTCTACTGAAGCTCCAAGCTAAACTTAAGCTCAAAGAGTTGGGTCAAAAGATGCATTTTCTACGTTATGTTAGGATGCAATCATGCAAATTGAATCACATGCAGTTAAAATAAAAGGACATAATCTTAACTCCAACACGCTAAAGTATGAAAACGCAAATCCTTCCCATAAGTTACCATCACTAAACCCTACCCCTTTTATTTTTAGCTCGAGTGAACTCTTTGGCCCTTTCAACTTCAGTTGCAGCCTTCTTCAAGAGAACTTTCTCTTTTTTCTCGAGCATTTCAAGAGTCTGCACATAACATTCAACATAATATACAGAATTGAATGCACAAATATACTAGTCTAGGAAAAATACTTACTTGAGTATATACTGATAAATACACAAcagaataataaaaatacaaaatacgaAACATAAGCATTAGATAGGTTTCCTAATAAGTCAACACTTATCAACATCATCTAAACCACAAGTTGTGACTAAAAGACACAAAAAAGTAATAAGAATACGAAATAAGAAACATAAGCATTAGATGGGTCTCCTAATTAAGTATCACTTATCAACATCATCTAAACCACAGCGAATGAACCAGGAAATGAGTCGTGAACAGAAATACAGCTCCAAGAGCTTCATAATTAAGATTTGTGAAACACGCAATAATGCAGTCGTGATCACCAAAAGACACAACAAAATAATAAGGATACATACTAAGAAACATAAGCATTGGACATGCCTCCTAATTAGTCATCACTTATCAACATCATCTAAGCCAAAGCAAATGAACCAAGAAATGAGTTGAAACAAAAAACAGCTCCAAGAGCTTCATAATTAAGATTTTCAAAAATGCAATAATTCTTGATCACCAAAAGACACAACAAAACAATGAGAATACAAAATAAGAAACATTAACATTAGATATGTCTCCTAATTACTCATCACTTGTCAACATCAACTACACCACAGCAAAGGAACCAATAAATGAGTCGTAATCCAAAAAATAGCTCCAAGAGCTTCATGATTAAGATTTGCGAAACACGCAATAATGCAGTCTTGAACACCAAATGACAcaacaaatgaaaatagaaTACAAAATAAGAAACATAAACATTAGACATGTCTCTTAATTAGTCATCACTTATCAACATCAACTAAACCACAGCAAAGGAACCAAGAAATGAGTCGTAAACCACAAAATAGCTCCAACAGCTTCATAATTAAGATTTGTCAAAACTCACAATAAATAATACAGTCTTGATCACCAGAAGATACATataccgatgcatgaaatatttTGTGATATTCTGTTTACATGTCAGTCTAAAATAAACCAGGCTACTACAAGAATCAATATTCTAATTCAGTTAACCGATCGCTAAATATCATCAAAACTGAAAATGAACGAAATAAGCACTTAATATTATCACACTCATACAAATGCCAAAGCagtaataatctaattttttgcTGACACCATAAAATTAGGGAGGAAAGGAAAGAAGAAACTCACATACAACCTATACATATCAGATCATAGTTTCTGCAATAACTTCAAATtgagaaataaatcaaatcgAGAACCGTACCTCATTTAACTTATCTAACGTTGCCAGAGCATTCGTCTCTTGCTTAGGCTTTCCAAAAATTCTTGTAAACATCGTGGATGATTTCTTACCAGCTGGAGAAATATGAATCAGGATTGAATCTTTATATCCTGCTACAAAATCAAATACTCCATCAATTTGATCAACGATTGGCAATCACCTGGATTGCTTTCAAAATACAACAAATTAACCTGTAAAATATCTTCAATTACAACATCACTGACCTGCAAATTCAGCCGATGGAGAAATCAACCAGGTTTGCTTATTGAATAATTAAAGGAAACtgttataaaaattaaaataaaatggatgGCAATGGCATGGACCCTTTTCGTATTTTACAATTTGATAAGAGGCCGAGACTAATGTGAATGGCTGTGATTTAACGGTGTGACAAACCAATTGAATAGTCCTATGAAGCAAGGAAATTGTACCCCTTAGTCATATGTAAAATGAGGACATTTTTCCAGAGATATCACTTAAAaatatctttttctattttttataactTCATTCTTGCTGATAAGGTGGATTtaattctccactaataataccataattactttttatctctcttatttttatcaattttatattaattctcATGTTGTtccaaatgttcatattttgATGGGAAGAGAGTATTAGTAAATGTTATGcgatttttgttttatttaaatttcatcATTTTTGGATATTGGGA
Encoded proteins:
- the LOC121780334 gene encoding vacuolar protein sorting-associated protein 32 homolog 2-like, producing MFTRIFGKPKQETNALATLDKLNETLEMLEKKEKVLLKKAATEVERAKEFTRAKNKRAAIQCLKRKRLYEQQIEQLGNFQLRIHDQMIMLEGAKATTETVDALRTGAAAMKAMQKATNIDDVDKTMDEINEQTENMKQIQEALSTPIGAAADFDEDELEAELEELEGAELEEQLLQPATTAPAAPVRVPAGRQPAKKVEDDDDELAELQREMAL